A single window of Lytechinus variegatus isolate NC3 chromosome 8, Lvar_3.0, whole genome shotgun sequence DNA harbors:
- the LOC121419628 gene encoding spore wall protein 2-like, whose translation MVVSYQYPMSRWPKTSTTIVQDKDLTPPPSTVTSQGDTTKEGVGKGEGEADTVVDSTEDSKAGEMQVSDQDKSPSDSVQVEHSSDQGTREAVTEEQPEAGGSQDVGLEDQVSKDQSARSSNQSIAVEPETKEQADVSDAAQEEEDIVKTKSARSSKQSIAAETDAKEPTEDGENAATEENTVIDTEDKAAKTKSARSSKQSIAAETDAKEPTEDGENAATEENTVTDGTAVEDQASKQSEAVESFAAGAAEIGKTEESTATVGETESKEVEEDVEKVVDYVAEVDTTEGVDDAQEVNENEQMTEKEEQSNTKDAAQEKEDSDVLDQENEVTDSNQGSDESQVPQVLSDDKKEEESGPVEDQVQEVPAEANLEESKESPKEDEEHNLQIESSVDTENAEPLENSIANKEKGHSQEALVEDRKEGTVGAEEVLGQPEATNPEQSQDVAEEVQEPSEIDKGANDEEAMAGAQPQEEPRDKVAKDIGDESEGRDSGLGFEVNTPDPNVQANEDPSVGHEQDLEMSDIKEPVTSSQANLGSNAEGKQETFLPMGQSQDERIEGQNPTDAAGQVQETPEASEAADPAVEETSGQITEDPVKEYSKDGDVAQDGDQSKEEDGATAAEEGSQSKEEDGATEAKEGSQSKEEDGALEAEEGSQSKEEDGATEAEEGSQSKEEEGAMEVEGGGGGDEEGGGVEGGQDSA comes from the exons atggTTGTCTCCTACCAGTACCCAATGAGCAGGTGG CCAAAGACAAGTACTACCATTGTACAAGATAAAGATCTTACCCCACCACCTTCCACGGTCACATCTCAGGGTGATACTACTAAAGAAGGGGTAGGTAAAGGGGAGGGTGAAGCGGATACTGTCGTAGATAGCACCGAAGATAGTAAAGCTGGTGAGATGCAGGTATCAGACCAAGACAAATCACCTAGTGATTCTGTCCAGGTTGAGCATAGTTCTGACCAAGGAACAAGGGAAGCTGTCACTGAAGAACAGCCAGAAGCAGGTGGAAGTCAAGATGTTGGCCTTGAAGATCAGGTTTCAAAGGATCAAAGTGCCAGGTCCTCCAATCAGAGCATAGCAGTAGAACCTGAGACCAAGGAACAAGCAGATGTCAGCGACGCTGCTCAAGAGGAAGAAGATATTGTGAAGACAAAAAGTGCCAGATCTTCAAAGCAGAGTATAGCAGCCGAAACTGATGCTAAAGAACCTACTGAAGATGGAGAAAATGCTGCAACAGAAGAAAATACTGTGATAGATACTGAAGATAAGGCTGCAAAGACAAAAAGTGCCAGATCTTCAAAGCAGAGTATAGCAGCCGAAACTGATGCTAAAGAACCTACTGAAGATGGAGAAAATGCTGCAACAGAAGAAAACACGGTGACAGATGGGACGGCTGTTGAAGATCAGGCTTCAAAACAGAGTGAAGCAGTCGAATCTTTTGCTGCAGGAGCAGCTGAGATTGGCAAAACAGAAGAAAGTACTGCCACAGTTGGTGAGACTGAAAGTAAGGAAGTAGAAGAGGATGTTGAGAAGGTTGTAGACTATGTTGCTGAAGTTGATACAACAGAAGGGGTAGATGATGCACAGgaagtgaatgaaaatgaacagATGACAGAAAAAGAGGAACAAAGTAACACTAAAGATGCTGCTCAAGAGAAGGAGGACAGTGATGTTCTGGATCAAGAAAATGAAGTTACTGATAGTAACCAAGGATCCGATGAAAGTCAGGTCCCTCAGGTTCTTTCAGATgacaaaaaagaagaggaaagtgGGCCTGTTGAAGATCAGGTGCAAGAAGTTCCTGCAGAAGCAAATCTCGAGGAGTCCAAGGAGAGCCCAAAAGAGGATGAAGAACATAACTTACAGATTGAAAGTTCAGTGGATACTGAAAATGCTGAACCTTTGGAAAATAGCATTGCTAACAAGGAGAAAGGTCATTCACAAGAGGCTCTTGTTGAAGACAGAAAAGAAGGAACAGTAGGAGCTGAAGAAGTACTAGGACAACCTGAAGCCACAAATCCAGAGCAAAGCCAGGATGTAGCTGAGGAGGTCCAAGAACCAAGTGAGATTGACAAGGGAGCAAATGATGAAGAGGCAATGGCTGGTGCCCAACCTCAAGAAGAACCCAGAGACAAGGTTGCAAAGGACATTGGTGATGAAAGTGAGGGTAGGGACAGTGGATTAGGGTTTGAAGTAAATACACCAGATCCAAATGTGCAAGCAAATGAAGATCCCTCAGTCGGGCATGAACAGGATCTGGAAATGTCAGACATCAAGGAGCCAGTCACATCCTCACAAGCCAACCTTGGCTCAAATGCAGAAGGGAAACAGGAAACTTTCCTGCCAATGGGACAAAGTCAAGATGAGAGAATAGAAGGTCAAAATCCAACTGATGCTGCAGGACAAGTCCAGGAGACGCCAGAAGCATCTGAGGCAGCTGACCCTGCTGTAGAAGAGACATCAGGTCAGATCACAGAAGACCCTGTAAAGGAATACTCAAAGGATGGTGATGTGGCACAGGATGGAGACCAGAGCAAAGAGGAAGATGGTGCAACAGCAGCGGAAGAAGGTAGCCAGAGCAAAGAGGAAGATGGTGCAACGGAAGCCAAAGAAGGTAGCCAGAGCAAAGAGGAAGATGGTGCATTGGAAGCAGAAGAAGGTAGCCAGAGCAAAGAGGAAGATGGTGCAACGGAAGCAGAAGAAGGAAGCCAGAGCAAAGAGGAAGAAGGTGCAATGGAAGTGGAAGGAGGTGGCGGAGGGGATGAGGAAGGGGGAGGAGTGGAAGGTGGGCAGGATTCGGCATAG